In one window of Campylobacter sp. DNA:
- a CDS encoding ribonuclease J translates to MEENRNENGVERLKKSNRYKKRKENLKKSIASEGSAGSAEFGGEHENGSHKNKGAKNGQNSARSKGSKNGSRNGSNSAGGSSRGDTDGANGAHFGGAYPKNNENGASGSNLNRDGRAKPGGNNAKGANSSAAGDASSSDAQKKKKHKKRSNMPKSLTGNEPWQKAMDDAIAKNKLIHEERLHPLKDANRSDETVRITPLGGLGEIGANMTVFETNTSAIIVDVGMSFPEESMLGVDILIPDFDYIRKIKNKIKGILITHAHEDHIGAMPYFFKEFQFPIYATPLPLGMISNKFEEHGLKAERSYFRPVQKRQLYQIGDFEVEFIHITHSIIDASALAITTKAGTIIHTGDFKIDHTPIDGYPTDLNRLAYYGDRGVMLLMSDSTNSHKEGITKSESSVGKTFDTIFSSCKGRVIMSTFSSNIHRVYQAIERGVKYGRKVCVIGRSMERNLFTAMELGYVNLDKKIFVDADQVSKYPDNEVLIVTTGSQGETMSALYRMATDEHKYIKIKSTDQVIISAKAIPGNESSVSTVLNYLLKSGAKVAYQDFSEIHVSGHASIEEQKLMLRLIKPKFFLPVHGEYNHIVKHKETAMECGIEEKNIYLMNDGDQMEVCEKYLKRVKTVKTGKVFIDNQINKQISDEIVKHRQNLADAGVAVIIAQIDKNEKRLIQTRVITYGLVADNQTAHFTKEMQGIIEQFLANLKDEILLDHWALEGKIRQAVRKHIFRKIKKYPTIVPVIYLM, encoded by the coding sequence ATGGAAGAAAACAGAAATGAAAACGGCGTCGAACGACTCAAAAAAAGCAATCGCTATAAAAAACGCAAGGAAAATCTAAAAAAATCTATCGCAAGCGAAGGCTCTGCGGGTAGTGCGGAATTCGGCGGCGAGCATGAAAATGGCTCTCACAAAAACAAAGGCGCGAAAAACGGGCAAAATTCCGCTCGTTCAAAGGGTTCAAAAAATGGCTCTCGCAACGGATCAAATTCTGCGGGCGGTTCGTCCCGCGGCGACACGGACGGTGCGAATGGTGCGCATTTCGGCGGCGCATATCCAAAAAACAACGAAAACGGCGCGAGCGGTTCAAATTTAAACCGCGACGGCCGCGCAAAACCAGGCGGCAATAACGCAAAGGGCGCAAATTCTAGCGCCGCAGGCGATGCAAGCTCCTCAGACGCTCAGAAAAAGAAAAAGCATAAAAAGCGCTCAAATATGCCAAAAAGCCTTACTGGCAACGAGCCGTGGCAGAAGGCGATGGACGATGCGATCGCGAAAAACAAGCTGATCCACGAGGAGCGCCTGCACCCGCTTAAAGACGCTAATCGCAGCGATGAGACGGTGCGTATCACGCCGCTTGGCGGACTGGGTGAGATCGGCGCGAATATGACCGTTTTTGAGACCAATACGAGCGCGATCATCGTCGATGTGGGCATGAGCTTTCCGGAGGAGAGTATGCTCGGCGTGGATATTTTGATCCCTGATTTTGATTACATCCGCAAGATAAAAAATAAGATCAAAGGCATCCTCATCACCCACGCGCACGAGGATCATATCGGCGCGATGCCATATTTTTTCAAAGAATTTCAATTCCCGATCTACGCTACGCCGCTTCCTTTGGGGATGATAAGCAATAAATTTGAAGAGCACGGCCTAAAAGCCGAACGCAGCTACTTCCGCCCCGTGCAGAAGCGCCAGCTCTATCAGATCGGCGATTTTGAGGTCGAGTTTATCCACATAACGCACTCAATCATCGACGCAAGTGCGCTTGCGATCACGACGAAGGCGGGCACGATCATCCACACGGGCGATTTTAAGATCGATCACACGCCGATCGACGGCTATCCGACTGATCTGAACCGCCTAGCTTATTACGGCGATCGCGGAGTTATGCTTTTGATGAGCGATAGCACAAATTCGCACAAAGAGGGGATCACAAAGTCCGAAAGCTCGGTAGGGAAGACCTTTGATACAATATTTTCAAGCTGTAAGGGGCGCGTGATAATGAGCACCTTCAGCTCAAACATCCACCGCGTCTATCAGGCTATTGAGCGCGGCGTAAAATACGGCCGCAAGGTTTGCGTCATCGGGCGAAGCATGGAGCGAAATTTATTTACCGCGATGGAGCTCGGCTACGTAAATTTAGACAAAAAGATCTTCGTCGATGCCGATCAGGTCTCCAAATACCCGGATAATGAGGTTTTGATTGTAACTACCGGCTCGCAGGGCGAGACGATGAGTGCGCTGTACCGCATGGCGACGGACGAGCACAAATACATTAAAATCAAATCCACCGATCAGGTAATCATCAGCGCCAAAGCAATCCCCGGCAACGAAAGCAGCGTTTCGACCGTGCTTAACTACCTGCTAAAAAGCGGCGCAAAGGTCGCGTATCAGGACTTCAGCGAGATACACGTAAGCGGGCACGCCTCGATCGAGGAGCAAAAACTCATGCTGCGCCTGATAAAGCCGAAATTTTTCCTACCCGTGCACGGCGAGTATAATCACATCGTAAAACACAAAGAAACCGCGATGGAGTGCGGTATCGAGGAGAAAAATATCTATCTGATGAACGACGGCGATCAGATGGAGGTTTGCGAAAAATACCTAAAGCGCGTCAAGACCGTCAAGACGGGCAAGGTCTTCATCGACAACCAGATCAACAAGCAGATCTCCGACGAGATCGTCAAACACCGTCAAAATTTAGCCGATGCGGGCGTCGCGGTCATCATCGCGCAGATCGACAAAAACGAAAAGAGACTCATTCAGACGCGCGTCATCACCTACGGGCTCGTCGCCGATAATCAAACGGCGCACTTTACCAAGGAGATGCAGGGCATCATCGAGCAGTTTCTAGCGAATTTAAAAGATGAAATTTTGCTAGATCACTGGGCGCTGGAGGGCAAGATTCGCCAGGCCGTGCGAAAGCACATCTTTAGAAAGATCAAAAAATATCCGACCATTGTGCCGGTGATTTATTTGATGTAA
- the rsmA gene encoding 16S rRNA (adenine(1518)-N(6)/adenine(1519)-N(6))-dimethyltransferase RsmA yields MIRAKKEFGQNFLKDEAVLSKIIQAIPENVQNVVEIGAGLGDLTRKLLEFYRLKSFEIDEDLYQILSAKFAQQIANGELELVLGDALRIWQERGLGCGEYFLVANLPYYVATKMILQAIDDELCGGFLVMIQKEVALKFCAKAGQSDFSALSILADLAGGCELLFDVEPGCFEPAPKVTSSVIRLVKGKNFKPGTEINADDLGVKSCARFQNLDEYEKFKSFLRVSFSAPRKTLIKNLSAKFDRGLAEEIFLNLKIPPTVRAHELNSTLFLEIFKNLKAKDGRKQK; encoded by the coding sequence ATGATTAGGGCGAAAAAAGAGTTCGGGCAAAATTTTTTAAAAGACGAAGCCGTTTTAAGCAAGATCATCCAAGCGATTCCCGAGAATGTACAGAATGTCGTTGAGATCGGGGCTGGCTTAGGTGATTTAACTCGTAAGCTTTTGGAATTTTACAGATTAAAAAGTTTCGAGATAGATGAAGATTTATATCAAATTTTAAGCGCTAAATTTGCGCAGCAGATCGCTAACGGCGAGCTTGAGCTCGTTTTGGGCGATGCTTTGCGGATTTGGCAGGAGCGGGGACTTGGCTGCGGCGAATATTTTTTGGTCGCAAATTTGCCCTACTATGTCGCTACGAAGATGATTTTGCAGGCGATCGACGATGAGCTATGCGGCGGATTTTTGGTTATGATCCAAAAGGAGGTCGCTTTAAAATTCTGCGCCAAAGCCGGACAGAGCGATTTTAGTGCCCTTTCGATTCTGGCCGATCTTGCGGGCGGCTGCGAGCTTTTGTTTGACGTTGAGCCCGGCTGCTTCGAGCCCGCGCCGAAGGTGACCTCATCGGTGATCAGGCTCGTAAAAGGCAAAAATTTTAAGCCAGGCACCGAGATAAACGCAGATGATCTTGGCGTAAAAAGTTGCGCCCGCTTCCAAAATCTCGATGAATACGAGAAATTTAAAAGCTTTTTGCGCGTATCTTTCAGCGCGCCGCGAAAGACGCTTATTAAAAATTTAAGCGCAAAATTTGATAGAGGCTTAGCCGAAGAGATCTTTTTAAATTTGAAAATTCCGCCCACAGTTCGGGCACATGAGTTAAATTCCACCCTTTTTTTAGAAATTTTTAAAAATTTAAAGGCAAAAGATGGAAGAAAACAGAAATGA
- the hisF gene encoding imidazole glycerol phosphate synthase subunit HisF produces the protein MNRFAKRIIPCLDVKDGRVVKGINFVGLIDAGDPVEIAKRYNEEGADELCFLDITASHLGRDTIVDVVERVARELFIPLTVGGGIRTIDDISRLLNVGCDKISLNSAAIKNPNLIDEAANKFGSQCVVVAIDAKRNSNEISRGDLYDAARNSNGNLHDDMRNPDANLGSETRNFGKILRSSQDEILTQNGEPCGYSVFINGGRLETGRDALAWAKEVQERGAGEILLTSMDCDGVKNGFELNLTRIFSELDIPVIASGGAGKMEHFKDAFLAGADACLAASIFHFREIEIKALKAYLQKQNIEVRL, from the coding sequence TTGAATAGATTCGCAAAACGCATAATCCCATGCCTAGATGTCAAAGACGGACGGGTGGTAAAGGGCATAAATTTCGTAGGTCTCATAGATGCGGGCGATCCGGTCGAGATAGCCAAACGTTACAACGAGGAGGGCGCGGACGAGCTGTGCTTCCTCGATATCACGGCGTCGCACCTTGGGCGCGATACGATTGTGGATGTCGTGGAGCGGGTCGCGCGCGAGCTTTTTATCCCGCTGACCGTGGGCGGCGGCATCCGCACGATAGATGACATCTCGCGCCTGCTAAACGTCGGCTGTGACAAAATAAGCCTCAACTCGGCCGCGATAAAAAATCCAAATTTAATAGACGAAGCGGCGAACAAATTCGGCTCGCAGTGCGTCGTAGTCGCGATCGACGCAAAACGAAATTCGAATGAAATTTCGCGCGGCGATTTATATGACGCGGCGAGGAATTCAAACGGAAATTTACACGACGACATGCGAAATCCAGACGCAAATTTGGGCAGTGAGACTCGAAATTTTGGCAAAATTTTACGCAGCTCGCAGGATGAAATTTTGACCCAAAACGGCGAGCCTTGCGGCTATAGTGTGTTTATAAACGGCGGCAGGCTGGAGACCGGCAGGGATGCGCTTGCTTGGGCGAAAGAGGTGCAGGAGCGCGGCGCAGGCGAAATTTTACTCACGTCGATGGACTGCGACGGCGTTAAAAATGGCTTTGAGTTAAATTTGACGCGGATTTTTAGCGAGCTTGACATCCCCGTCATCGCAAGCGGCGGTGCGGGTAAAATGGAGCATTTTAAGGACGCATTTTTAGCAGGCGCGGACGCATGTCTAGCGGCATCGATTTTTCACTTCAGAGAGATCGAAATCAAGGCACTAAAAGCGTATTTGCAAAAACAAAATATTGAAGTGAGACTGTAA
- a CDS encoding purine-nucleoside phosphorylase translates to MIISAGRNEIFDFALPMGVGLVDMSINLTKFLCENRQSLPSEIIFVGSAGLYKEGKILKIYESRSAANCEISALYELSYSPINYEILARNSTNVSYETITNSSTFITTDKKSALKFFERGYFLENMEFFAVLKVAQKFQIPAYGIFCATNFCDSNAHTDFLKNHAAAKENLTKYLKTKALI, encoded by the coding sequence ATGATAATCTCTGCCGGACGAAATGAAATTTTTGATTTTGCCCTGCCTATGGGCGTAGGACTAGTGGATATGAGTATAAATTTGACTAAATTTTTATGCGAAAATAGGCAAAGCTTGCCGAGTGAAATCATTTTCGTGGGTTCTGCAGGGCTATATAAAGAAGGTAAAATTCTAAAAATTTATGAAAGCAGATCGGCTGCAAACTGCGAGATATCGGCGCTTTATGAACTTTCATACTCTCCAATTAACTATGAAATTCTAGCTAGGAATTCTACCAATGTTTCATATGAAACAATAACTAATAGCTCAACTTTTATCACGACCGATAAAAAATCCGCGCTAAAATTTTTTGAGCGAGGTTATTTTTTAGAGAATATGGAATTTTTTGCGGTTCTCAAGGTAGCACAAAAATTTCAAATTCCTGCTTACGGAATTTTTTGTGCGACGAATTTTTGCGATTCAAACGCTCACACGGATTTTTTAAAAAATCACGCCGCTGCAAAAGAAAATTTAACTAAATATCTAAAAACTAAGGCATTAATTTGA
- the rlmN gene encoding 23S rRNA (adenine(2503)-C(2))-methyltransferase RlmN — protein sequence MKNIFDFTMKELENFIEPKFRAKQIYEWIYKKNVDDFTQMLNLPKEIRQSLAQNFYLDPLKCVRSETSSDGSIKYLFALKDGKTIESVLLPMKDELRDENEKIIRRARYSICVSSQVGCKIGCSFCLTAKGGFVRNLTPGEIVAQIWLIKKMNAIPYERRVNVVYMGMGEPLNNLDNVAKAVQILKENDGLAIAPRRQTISTSGLSTQIKKLGEMDLGVLLAISLHAVDDELREKLMPINRAYNIASIMQAVREFPIDLRKRVMFEYLMIDGVNDRSSDAKTLVKLLHGIRAKVNLIYFNPHEGSSFGRPSPENMVKFQDYLCAHGITCTIRQSKGLDISAACGQLKQRNEQGKILD from the coding sequence TTGAAAAATATCTTTGATTTTACGATGAAAGAGCTTGAAAATTTCATCGAACCGAAATTTAGAGCCAAGCAAATTTACGAATGGATTTACAAAAAGAATGTGGATGACTTCACACAAATGCTAAATCTACCAAAAGAGATCCGTCAAAGTTTAGCCCAAAATTTTTATTTAGACCCGCTTAAATGCGTCAGATCCGAAACAAGTAGCGATGGCAGTATCAAATACCTTTTCGCTCTCAAAGACGGCAAGACGATCGAAAGTGTCCTGCTGCCGATGAAGGATGAGCTGCGAGATGAAAACGAAAAAATTATAAGACGCGCGCGCTACTCAATCTGCGTAAGTTCGCAAGTGGGTTGTAAAATTGGCTGTAGCTTCTGCTTGACAGCAAAAGGTGGCTTCGTACGGAATTTAACTCCAGGCGAGATCGTGGCTCAAATTTGGCTCATCAAGAAAATGAACGCGATCCCGTACGAGCGCCGCGTCAATGTCGTATATATGGGGATGGGCGAACCGCTTAATAACCTAGACAACGTTGCCAAAGCCGTGCAAATTTTAAAAGAAAACGACGGACTCGCAATAGCGCCGCGTCGCCAAACGATAAGTACGAGCGGACTTTCTACGCAGATAAAAAAGCTTGGCGAAATGGATCTTGGCGTGCTACTCGCGATCTCGCTGCATGCAGTGGATGACGAACTGCGTGAAAAACTAATGCCGATAAATCGCGCCTACAATATTGCATCGATCATGCAGGCGGTGCGCGAGTTCCCAATCGATCTGCGAAAGCGCGTGATGTTTGAATACCTCATGATCGATGGGGTAAATGACCGCTCAAGCGATGCCAAAACGCTAGTGAAGCTTCTGCACGGCATCCGCGCAAAAGTAAATCTGATCTATTTTAATCCGCACGAAGGCTCGAGCTTTGGCAGACCAAGCCCCGAAAATATGGTGAAATTTCAAGACTATCTATGCGCGCACGGTATTACCTGTACGATCCGCCAGAGCAAGGGGCTAGATATCAGTGCGGCGTGCGGACAGCTCAAGCAAAGAAACGAGCAAGGTAAAATTTTAGATTAA
- a CDS encoding pseudouridine synthase, whose product MGYEKRSLGSFEGRKIYEILLSLGYDMKSAQRICDKHRVIDAEDQNLHKNSVAHGEIFLIDYKCEPRGLKPIFECDAFAAFDKPSGILSHPSGRNSPYNMYDEIWSLYGQDACVAHRLDLETSGILIVAKDKDAARELKECFEQRRVMKSYLALVQGDLREGLRGDLQSAACNGEIENCYALGFDEICGSKFAGDAVSLPDNVSDLRDMRALKGAGDKFGFNILSNGASRGLWRSALSGGAQAKFKSGAPAGDVGSGFEFDDLSCGVSDKLKPAIAMSSTDNGHKPYALSAAKSLPATSKGCVNLKKFEPAKYAKFSEKLKFLKDFEGFVIDAPIAPSDEFADLKIRMKISRDGKEAITLIRPLRYFSDIDASLIECYPLTGRQHQIRLHLFAAGTPILGEPLYGLSREQAELILDKKMDETERIRTTGAPRLLLHANVICFELSGERYEIKSKFDAAREFYNLAKIGKI is encoded by the coding sequence ATGGGTTATGAGAAAAGAAGCTTGGGAAGCTTTGAGGGGCGCAAAATTTACGAAATTCTGCTTAGCCTCGGATACGATATGAAATCCGCGCAGCGTATCTGTGACAAGCACCGCGTGATCGATGCGGAAGATCAAAATTTACATAAAAACTCTGTCGCGCACGGAGAGATTTTTTTGATCGATTACAAATGCGAGCCGCGCGGACTGAAGCCGATCTTTGAGTGCGATGCGTTTGCGGCATTTGACAAGCCGAGTGGAATTTTAAGCCATCCGAGCGGGCGTAACTCGCCTTATAATATGTATGACGAGATCTGGTCGCTATACGGGCAGGACGCGTGCGTGGCGCATAGGCTTGATTTAGAAACCAGCGGAATTCTTATCGTCGCCAAGGATAAAGATGCGGCGCGCGAGCTTAAAGAGTGCTTCGAACAGCGTAGGGTGATGAAAAGCTATCTAGCGCTCGTGCAAGGGGATTTGAGAGAGGGCTTGCGAGGGGATTTGCAAAGTGCCGCTTGCAATGGCGAGATAGAGAATTGCTATGCTCTAGGCTTTGATGAAATTTGCGGATCAAAATTTGCGGGCGATGCTGTGAGTTTACCAGATAACGTATCGGATCTGCGCGATATGCGAGCTTTAAAAGGGGCAGGCGATAAATTTGGATTTAATATCTTGTCTAATGGTGCGAGTAGGGGATTATGGCGCAGCGCTCTATCTGGCGGCGCGCAGGCTAAATTTAAATCTGGCGCTCCTGCTGGCGATGTTGGCAGCGGATTTGAATTTGATGACTTATCCTGCGGCGTGAGTGATAAGCTTAAACCCGCTATCGCGATGAGTAGCACGGATAACGGACATAAACCTTACGCCTTATCTGCGGCTAAATCTTTGCCAGCTACTTCTAAGGGCTGTGTAAATTTGAAAAAATTTGAGCCTGCAAAATACGCAAAATTTAGCGAAAAACTGAAATTTTTAAAGGATTTTGAGGGATTTGTGATTGATGCTCCGATTGCCCCTAGCGACGAGTTTGCCGATCTTAAAATTCGTATGAAAATATCGCGCGACGGTAAGGAGGCGATCACGCTGATACGCCCGCTGCGATATTTCTCGGACATAGACGCTAGCCTGATCGAGTGCTATCCGCTGACGGGTAGGCAGCATCAGATCAGGCTGCATCTATTTGCCGCGGGTACGCCGATACTGGGAGAGCCGCTGTATGGGCTTTCTCGAGAGCAAGCGGAGCTGATATTGGATAAAAAGATGGATGAGACGGAGCGGATCAGAACGACGGGGGCGCCTAGATTGCTACTGCACGCGAATGTAATTTGCTTCGAACTGAGCGGAGAGCGATATGAGATAAAAAGCAAATTCGATGCCGCGAGAGAGTTTTATAATCTCGCGAAAATCGGTAAAATTTAA
- the purB gene encoding adenylosuccinate lyase translates to MVERYARKEMSEKWSLQAKYDAWLKVELAAVKAWNKLGLISDCDKDKILQNASFKIERIDEIEKTTKHDVIAFLTSVSESLGQESRFVHYGMTSSDCIDTAVALQIKESMELIIEDVQNLKAAIKSQAMKHKMTLMVGRSHGIHGEPITFGLVLAVWYDEINRALELLQHAKSVVSYGKISGAMGNFAHAPLELEELVCEYLGLKPAPASNQVIQRDRYAQVMSALAILASSCEKIAIAIRHYQRTEVYEAEEFFSPGQKGSSAMPHKRNPVLSENVTGLCRMIRSFAIPAMEDVALWHERDISHSSVERFILPDGFITADFMLNRLTSLIEKLLVYPENMMRNLNLTGGLVFSQRVLLELPKRGVSREDAYKIVQRNAMKVWADLQEGKKAIDEQGHSLFLQNLLADTKLREKLSESEIKECFDYGYYTKNVDAIFARVFGK, encoded by the coding sequence ATGGTCGAAAGATACGCAAGAAAAGAGATGTCTGAAAAATGGAGCTTGCAAGCCAAATACGACGCGTGGCTAAAAGTCGAGCTCGCAGCAGTTAAGGCGTGGAATAAACTAGGTCTAATAAGCGACTGCGATAAAGATAAAATTCTACAAAACGCAAGCTTTAAGATCGAACGGATAGATGAGATCGAAAAGACGACCAAGCACGACGTGATTGCATTTCTAACGAGCGTGAGTGAGAGCCTTGGGCAGGAGAGCCGCTTCGTGCATTACGGCATGACTAGTAGTGACTGCATCGATACTGCCGTCGCGCTACAAATCAAAGAAAGCATGGAGCTCATCATCGAGGATGTGCAAAATTTAAAAGCCGCGATAAAATCTCAAGCCATGAAGCATAAAATGACGCTGATGGTCGGGCGCAGCCACGGTATCCACGGCGAGCCGATCACTTTCGGGCTCGTGCTTGCGGTCTGGTATGATGAGATAAATCGCGCACTAGAGCTTTTGCAACACGCAAAAAGCGTCGTCAGCTACGGTAAAATAAGCGGTGCGATGGGGAATTTCGCCCACGCTCCACTAGAGCTGGAAGAGCTAGTGTGTGAATATCTGGGGTTAAAGCCCGCCCCCGCGTCCAATCAAGTCATCCAGCGCGATCGCTACGCGCAGGTAATGAGCGCACTTGCGATCCTGGCTTCCAGCTGCGAAAAGATCGCTATCGCAATCCGCCACTATCAACGCACCGAGGTTTATGAAGCGGAGGAATTTTTTAGCCCAGGTCAAAAGGGCTCTAGCGCGATGCCGCACAAACGAAATCCTGTGCTTAGCGAAAACGTAACGGGACTATGCCGTATGATCCGTAGCTTCGCAATACCCGCGATGGAGGATGTAGCGCTATGGCACGAACGCGACATCAGCCATAGCTCGGTCGAGCGATTTATCCTCCCTGATGGCTTTATAACTGCTGATTTTATGCTAAATCGCTTGACGAGCTTGATCGAAAAACTGCTCGTATATCCCGAAAATATGATGAGAAATCTAAATTTAACCGGTGGGCTCGTGTTTTCGCAGCGCGTACTGCTAGAGCTGCCTAAACGAGGAGTTAGCAGAGAGGATGCTTATAAAATCGTGCAACGCAATGCAATGAAGGTCTGGGCGGATCTGCAAGAGGGTAAAAAAGCTATAGATGAGCAAGGGCATAGCTTGTTTTTGCAAAATTTGCTAGCAGATACAAAGCTGCGAGAAAAGCTAAGCGAAAGCGAGATCAAAGAGTGCTTCGACTACGGATATTACACCAAAAACGTAGACGCGATTTTCGCTAGGGTTTTTGGCAAATAG